The Erythrobacter litoralis HTCC2594 nucleotide sequence CTTGTCCAAACGACGTTATTGGGGCCAAAATCGTCGCTTGACCCGCCTGCGAATCGAAGAGCGATGGCATATCGGAAAAGAGCGTCGACCGAATGGATCCTGACCCGGTGGGTCATGGCCTGTGTCGACTTTCGTGCGACGCCCGACGACGCGGAATGGATCAAAACCGGGCTCAATTGCGGGAAGGATACCTTACGGCATTATCGCTTGGGCGAGCGTCGTATTCGCAGCGATGTGCCAAACTCCGTTCTCGATCGGTTGGACGGACGCTTTCCCGGAACAGCGGCGATGCTTCGCGGACCGATGGCGCAGATCCTGATGCGCCGCGAATTGGCACCGGGCGGTTTGAGGGTAGCGATCAGGCAGCTGTCCGATCCGTATCGCACATGCCTGCTCGCGCTCGGCTACGGTGCAGATCGGAGCGAGATCGATCCCGCCGTCCGGTTAGAAACGGCGCTTGATTACCTGCTGCGATACAGCGCTTTCGAGACGCTCGAGGCAATCGTCTTCATGCTCGCATGGTGCGACGAGATCGGCGATGAGATTGCGTGGACGACGATCTGCGGGCGATATCGGAAAGCGCTCCCAAACATGCTGTTCGAGGGCATTCCGGAACATCATCACCCCCTGCTCGACGCGATCGACGACTACGCTCGCACCATCGAGTTCCGCTATGCGCGGCGGGTCCGATCGAAGCAAAGCTGGCGCACGGCCGTCCCGAAGGCCAGGAAGATCCGCAAGCAGGGTGCAATCGAGGCCCAGCACGACTGGGAAGCTCTGCCACGAGATTTCACTCTACGCATCAATCCGCAGGCGAAGGACGTCGACCGTTAGATCTCGAGGCAAGGACCACGCTCAATAAAGGTCATCGCAGAAAGACCCGCCGACGCGACCCCCGCCTCAGGATTGCCTCCTCATCCCACGTGCGCGTGATATCGAACCATAGTTCATCGATGGCACATGCGTGCAGCGCCGCCGAAATGATCTCGCCCCTCTCATATGCGTAACGCTCGGCGTTCGCGATTACCGACCCGAGCGTCGCCGGAAACTCGCCAAGCCTGCCCGACAGTATGAGGTCGAGCAACGATCGCTCCGGTCTGTGGCTCGCGCGGTCCAGAATTGCTTTCGCATTCGGCAAACCCTTCTCGATCAGCTTCTCGTCGGTAACCAAGAGGAACGAGCAGTCTGTCTGTTCCCGGCACCAGCGCATCATCGCGATATGCGCTCGTCCTGCGGCCGACGCGCTTCCCGCCGCCGCAATAT carries:
- a CDS encoding TnsA endonuclease N-terminal domain-containing protein — its product is MRHISWEPFSIEFRDLVDNRTRVYTPDYLVEINDREGQRYRYIVEVKERREADHIAAAGSASAAGRAHIAMMRWCREQTDCSFLLVTDEKLIEKGLPNAKAILDRASHRPERSLLDLILSGRLGEFPATLGSVIANAERYAYERGEIISAALHACAIDELWFDITRTWDEEAILRRGSRRRVFLR